A region from the uncultured Ilyobacter sp. genome encodes:
- the katG gene encoding catalase/peroxidase HPI has protein sequence MSGNSKCPVTGKMGRSAMGGTSNRDWWPNQLNLKILHQNSEMISPMDKKFNYRENFKQLDLKAVKEDLYALMTDSQDWWPADYGHYGPLFIRMSWHSAGTYRMGDGRGGAGSGTQRFAPLNSWPDNANLDKARRLLWPIKKKYGAKISWADLIILAGNCALESMGFKTFGFGGGREDVWEPEEDIYWGAESEWLGDKRYSGDRELENPLAAVQMGLIYVNPEGPNGEPDALASGKDIRETFARMAMNDEETVALIAGGHTFGKCHGAGPATHVGPEPEAAPIEEMGLGWKSSFGSGKGDDTITSGIEGAWNPTPIKWDHSYLETLYKYDWNLVKSPAGAYQWVPSDPESATVPGAHDSSKKFKPMMTTADLALRMDPVYNKISKRFLENPQEFEDAFARAWFKLTHRDMGPRSRYLGPEVPQEELIWQDPVPTVNHELVNEKDIRELKDQLLNSGISVSQLVSTAWSSASTFRGSDKRGGANGARIRLAPQKDWQSNEPEKLEKTIEIFEEIQNKFNRSQTGNKKVSLADLIILAGGAGIEKAAKDAGVEITVPFTPGRTDALQEQTDIDSFTVLEPASDGFRNYQKKKYSVCAEELLLDRAQLLTLTAPEMTVLVGGMRVLNTNYGESKYGVFTDKPGTLTNDFFVNLLNMDTMWKPTENDRDIFEGRNLKTGEVKWTATRVDLIFGSNSQLRAFAEVYASDDSKEKFINDFVAAWTKVMNADRFDIG, from the coding sequence ATGAGCGGAAATAGTAAGTGTCCGGTGACAGGTAAAATGGGGAGATCTGCAATGGGTGGAACATCTAATCGAGATTGGTGGCCAAATCAGTTGAATCTTAAAATTCTTCATCAAAACTCTGAAATGATCAGTCCTATGGATAAGAAGTTTAATTATCGAGAGAATTTTAAGCAGTTGGATTTAAAAGCAGTTAAGGAGGACCTTTATGCACTGATGACTGATTCACAAGATTGGTGGCCGGCTGATTATGGTCACTATGGACCACTTTTTATTAGAATGAGTTGGCATAGTGCCGGAACATATCGTATGGGAGATGGTCGTGGAGGAGCCGGTTCAGGGACTCAGCGATTTGCTCCTTTAAATAGCTGGCCTGATAATGCTAATCTTGACAAAGCACGGAGATTATTATGGCCGATTAAAAAGAAGTATGGAGCAAAGATTTCATGGGCTGATCTTATTATCCTTGCAGGGAACTGTGCACTTGAATCAATGGGATTTAAGACATTCGGATTTGGAGGTGGACGTGAAGATGTATGGGAGCCGGAAGAGGATATCTATTGGGGAGCAGAAAGTGAGTGGCTTGGTGATAAACGTTACTCAGGTGACCGTGAGTTAGAGAATCCCCTAGCAGCAGTACAAATGGGATTGATTTATGTTAATCCTGAAGGACCCAACGGAGAGCCGGATGCTTTAGCGTCAGGAAAAGATATTAGGGAAACATTTGCTCGGATGGCAATGAACGATGAAGAAACAGTTGCACTTATTGCAGGAGGGCATACTTTTGGTAAATGCCATGGAGCTGGTCCTGCAACTCATGTTGGCCCTGAACCGGAAGCAGCACCTATTGAAGAGATGGGACTTGGATGGAAAAGCAGTTTTGGAAGTGGAAAAGGTGATGATACTATTACAAGCGGTATTGAAGGTGCCTGGAATCCTACACCAATTAAATGGGATCATAGTTATTTAGAAACACTTTATAAATACGACTGGAATCTGGTCAAGAGTCCGGCAGGAGCTTACCAATGGGTGCCCAGTGATCCAGAATCAGCGACAGTCCCTGGAGCTCATGATTCATCCAAAAAATTCAAACCAATGATGACAACTGCAGATTTAGCTCTTAGAATGGATCCCGTTTACAATAAAATATCGAAAAGATTTTTAGAAAACCCTCAAGAATTTGAAGATGCTTTTGCACGTGCTTGGTTTAAGTTAACACATCGTGACATGGGTCCTCGTTCGCGTTACCTTGGTCCTGAAGTTCCGCAAGAAGAGTTAATATGGCAAGATCCTGTTCCAACGGTAAATCATGAATTAGTAAATGAAAAGGATATAAGAGAGTTAAAAGATCAACTGTTAAATTCAGGAATCTCTGTTTCTCAGTTGGTTTCTACAGCTTGGTCATCAGCATCAACATTTAGAGGATCTGATAAACGCGGAGGAGCAAATGGGGCCCGTATTAGGCTTGCACCTCAAAAAGACTGGCAATCAAATGAACCTGAAAAATTAGAAAAAACTATCGAAATTTTTGAAGAAATACAAAATAAATTTAATAGATCACAAACCGGCAATAAAAAAGTATCATTAGCAGATTTAATAATTCTTGCAGGTGGTGCAGGAATTGAAAAAGCAGCAAAAGATGCAGGTGTGGAAATAACAGTACCTTTCACTCCTGGAAGAACAGATGCGTTGCAGGAACAAACTGATATAGACTCATTTACTGTACTAGAACCTGCATCTGACGGTTTCCGTAATTATCAAAAGAAAAAATATTCAGTTTGTGCAGAAGAGTTACTACTAGATAGAGCTCAGCTGCTAACTCTTACAGCTCCTGAAATGACAGTCTTAGTTGGGGGGATGAGAGTTTTAAATACTAACTACGGAGAATCAAAATATGGCGTCTTTACTGATAAACCTGGAACTCTTACAAATGATTTTTTTGTTAATTTATTAAATATGGATACCATGTGGAAACCAACTGAAAATGACAGAGACATATTTGAAGGTCGTAACCTTAAAACAGGAGAGGTAAAATGGACAGCTACACGTGTTGATCTAATATTTGGCTCAAACTCTCAACTTAGAGCATTTGCAGAAGTTTATGCATCAGATGATTCAAAGGAAAAATTCATTAATGATTTTGTTGCTGCATGGACCAAAGTAATGAATGCTGATAGATTTGACATTGGATAA